CATGGCATTCAGTGACATGAGACATTAAAAAATCATACTTGTAAGACAAATGGGTTTCCTTTTGGATTTCCTGAATGCCACAGGAACTCCAACCTTAAGCCTAAATAGCATTAACTTTATgtaaaaactattaaataaatatcaataGTCACCTTAGAtgatttgaaaaactttttggAATTCTCCAAATTCCCTTTGATGAAAAAAGTCACCATACCACCAAAGCCTGTCATCTGTTTTTTAGCAAGTTCATGCTGTGGGTATGATTCCAGacctgaaaaaaagttttacatcAATGATGCTGTACCATGTAAATATATCTACCTCATCAATAGTTTTTGAGCAGgtctgtttaaccctttaattccaaAAGagactagcatgtaatttctccttacaacatcatccccagaatcaaacattaagggcatgagaatacaagaaatgatcatcaaccaaagaagctcttgtttgttatacaaattctccttatcagcaccttaggaaatgtttagaaaacagtatggagaatctacatattgattttagggtgtagaGGTTAACTAAGAGATATGCTATCTCTTCACACATGTTTCCATATGCCTTTCAATTAGTTCTCCAAACCtacctttgaaaaatttgcattcaCTATAGAACTTATTAGCAATTTGTGACCAAACTAACATACAATTTCTAACTGCCAGTGTGTTACTTCATTGCAGCTGACCTCTTCATAGAAAATACCACCGCAACTCTCCCTTCCCTAACACACCTGGATACATAACTTTCTCTACCATGGGGTTTCCTTCCAGAAATTTTGCAACAGCTGTAGCATTAATTTCATGTTGACGCATTCTCAAGTGAAGAGTTTTAAGACCACGATTGGCAAGGTAACAGTCAAAAGGACTTGGCACTGGACCAATagctaacaaaataaaaaagaagagttTATATAGATTGATTAATTTGTAAACTTTGCTAAATCTTAAAGGTTTGGAGAGAACTTTTTTCAGTACAGAGACAATTACCTATTTACTTACCATTTTGAAGGAACCTCAGCCTGTTGCAgatttcatcatcatttgtGCACATAACTCCCATCACTGTGTCAGAATGACCTGCAGTTGTCAGTAATAATTTTATCAAGCAAGTGTGTGGGGTATTCACAACTTTCAGAACATTATTTTATTGTCTGCTGGTATGATCTatccacaggcagcccaagctcatgtctcgattaattcatgaatgcGTCACgtgttgtgtgactcggtgttaagttacaagaggaaccgttgaaaatttgaacacgttaaaaagacatggataacagtgatggtaaagcaagcttaaaacggcagaaatcaccgGAAACTACGACGGACacacagggcatgagtaagttgattttacgtgtaaaatattcatatctcgaaatatttatcattgtaaatcgaccatatttcatTTCCCATACTACTCCTTGtaacatgttcaaattttcaacggttcctctcgtaacttaacaccgagtcacacaacgcgtgacgcatTCATGAACTAATCGAGATGTGAGgttgggccgcctgtgatctATCAAGCTATTTCTGGTATCATAGGCTTGGCTATAATATACTGTATTCACCCAGCTAGTGCTTCCCAGAGTTAAAAAGCACcttaatttcttctttattagaaacaacaataaagaaaaatggtaGAGCAAAAAGAAGGAGTGAGGGGTTATGGAGATGTTGGTCGGGGCTGTTTTGCAAAAAGGGAACAATTGTGAAAGTTAGAATCTTCCAATTTGTGGACCGAATTTGCATTTAGCCCCTCCCCAAATGTAAGAAAacttaattatttattaaaaatcaaagtgaggtATCCTACTTAGCCAGAGTTATCACACTCAGACAGCTCAGCAATGGCCTAtaatttcaaaaagagaaattatcaaaatgaaaccCTCATGTAAAAGCTCCATACCATTCATGTACTTTGTCACTGAGTGCATGACAACATCAGCCCCAAGAGACAATGGGCGCTgcaaaggaatatttcacaaattttaatttaagataaAGATTTTACCAGTCTGTTTTATTCACTGTGAAAAGGTGCCAAGATACCACCGAAAggtattcccttttttttttttttagaagtaCAAGCTATAAAAAAATAGCTTGTACTTCTCTTAACTAGTACTTGGTaatcttgttttaaatattaattataCATTCAAGTAACTATCTCTTTTCTAATATGCCGAATTGTACAGTGAATTTACCAAATCAGCACCTGAGATGTTATCTAGCTTCATATAATACAATAATCATGTTAAGGACACTCAAGGTTGAAGGGATATCTTGTCATGTATGATTGCAGTGCATGATTTCtaagggtaatcatgtcaagttTCTGAGCTTTGTGTTGCTTGCCACCAGTGAAgaggcaaaaatttttttttttggttcaatgtataataaaacgATTATTAGATTTGGTgtttgtgatatccagaaaaATCAAGGTCTTGGCAAGGGTTATCAGTTTCAGCAGATAAACCTCACTgagaccttgattattctggatatcacaaaaacctcatccaataattgtttattatcaGTTATTTAGTATGTATTTTAAGTCACTGCACTCATTACAGCCTACCCCTTGACAAACACTCTTACTGGCCAACTATGCCCATGCCTTTCTGGcctttttataaattatttatctctagaaaatcaaaagaaaccTACATATACTAAGGTAATTAACAGGTAGAAATGTAACGCCACTCAAATACCTGAAAATATGATGACATGAAAGTATTATCCACCACTAAAATAACTCCCTGTCAGATTAAAAATTATGGATATGAGATAATGTTAGTATTGAGAAACGTCTGCATCCAGTATGTGGATAGACACTCAAGCCACATAGCTAAGGCCAGAGAAACTCTGAGTTTGTTTCTTAGAGGTTTGTGCATAAAGTTAACTGCTTCCAATACAAGTTCTTGagagtcattttttttcccgtgATCGTTGCACCAATTCaacaagttttcatttgttttgacTAGTTGGGGgaacagatttaaaaaaaaagtgtagtgCAGGTGCAGAGATTGACAGAAAATTATTCACACCACATTAAAGCAAATTGTCGCTTTGAACTAAACCTTTAATGTCTTGCAGCAACCAAATGTACCTCATGTTGATGAACAACCTCCGCAGCACCTTGGATGTCCACAAGTTTCAGCAGAGGGTTGGTTGGAGTTTCAATCCATACCATCTAAATTGAATTAAAggcaataaaatttaattttttcctcaaatctCAAAAAGGCATAGTATGTATAttaaagtatatattttttcaccttGGGAGGGTGTGGTGCCTTAATTTAGCTCTTCCAAAAACTTCTGTgaaaattgaaagaattattGATAGGTAAAGAGAAGATTTCTCTATCCCAATTTTCATAAGTTTCATTATTCTCCCCATTTAAGCTTAATTGATTACTATTTAATTTAGGCCAAAAAATCGATAGATAACACATTTAAAGATGAAGTAATTTTAATAATTCCTCCTCTTAATGCTCAATCCCTAAAAAATTAttcagcaaaatattttttcaagatcACTCAGAAGCAAACTGCATTCTTTCGCATGAAAACTTCTGGCTTACCCTCAACGTATGAGACTTCTGAGCTGTCAAACTAATATTCATCAGTAATATGTAACATGTAATTATAAtagtttgctgaaaatttttaacctttGTTTTAGGTTTAATGGCAGCTTTCAGTTTACTCAAATCACTTGCATCCACCATTGATATTTCTATTCCCATATTTGCAGCAGCCACTTTTGAGAAGTACCTATTGGTACCTGtcagtacaaaaaaaaatcagataaaatgtTTGGTATAAAAAAGCTGTGTATTATTGAAGTTGGGTCCACACTAGATCTGGAAATCAAAATAAGCACTTGACAGCTGTCTGTACTTGCTTTTAGACATAAATTTGGGGTTTGCTTCAGTCTATAAACTTTTCAACCCCCATGAATATGATGTTGATGTGATGTTGATGTTGCCTACTCTGACAGCAAACTTAGTGCTTTCAATAATTTCAGGCCTTTCACGAAATAATTTTAATGCATTacttgctttctttcttttttgtataaTGGTTTGTTGTATACTGTAATAAAAATACTCCATGAAATTAAAACACATCATGCAAATAACTCTCTTAATGACACGTTGCAATCTGCATACTTTACAtactttattataataataaatagttTTGTGTATGTGTTCTGTGTTTATTCACTTACAGCTTAATCAGTAACTTTTGTGTATCTCTCTTGTACTTTTATAATTGGGAATCAGGTTATTAAAACCTTAAATCATCAATGGTAAAACATTGTCTCTACTTTACAACATGGTTTTCccatgcttaaccctttacaacctaacatcagtatgcatgttctccaaactgttctctatacatgtcctaaggtactgacaaggagagtttgtttaacagtcaagagcttctttagtttgtggtcatttcctttattctcctgaccttgacgtctgattcaggggtgatattgtaagttGAAAtaagatgcaagtcactcttgaTAGTTACAACAGATTTATTGTGTCTTGCTGTTAACAATACATCTTTAAGTTGTGATTCCTGAAAACAGTTGTCTGAaggtaaaacaattattgagcATCGTAATCTTGAAATATTGTGAATTGTCAGTGTGTtaacaaacaattatttttcccAGTCGAAAGCAAATGATTTATCAGCTCCCCATTGCCAAATCTTAAGATTTTGCTCAACACTATCCAATAATTATTAAGTATCGTATAAATATTATTCAATCACTGCATACCTCCATATACATCGTCCACACAAACAATGTGTTCTCCATTCTTAAGTAAGTGAGTCAATAACATTGTGGCTGACAGACCAGAAGAGGTAGCCAAGCCTAAGGATGTGTCGAAATAGAGAGGTCGTGCCATTAGTAATTATTAATATCAACTTGCACATTTCATAATAATTTTGTAACACATACTGGTACTTCTTATTCAGTTCTCATTATTCATTCTACCCTCCATACTCCTTAAGTCTGACTATTTCTAGTTGTGGAATTACCAGACACATTGAAAGTTCTTATAAATAAGCCAAAGTCTGTATTGTTCACATGTAGACTCAACTGCATAAGTAACATTCATCAGTAGGACTACATGTTCAGGAAATGTCTTGTTACCCACCCCTAGGATAGTCAGCAGAAACACCAGGTTGGAAGGGGGGGAGTCTCAAAGCTTGCCAGAATCATCAAATCCCAAAAAAGAAACGTGATGTGTTTATTGAAGAGAGAGGTCAGAGAGCATAACAAAGGtccaaggctgtgctctaaggaaaatttcagggaGCCCTTCGGGCTCCCAAGCGTTTTAGCTTGGGTGCCCAGGCCTAAAAGATGGTCGCCCAAATCAAAATTTCGGGGAGCCCGAAGGGCTCCCAAACATTTTAGCTGAGGTGCCCGGGCCTCCTAGTTGGTCGCccaaattaataaatcagtcagttaattattaaaaattaaacaaactgttttcgtaACGAGTCAAATAGAACTATgtgcatttatttattgtttttatgttcatgAAACATCGTATCCTTTGACCTCCTGAAAACCTATCGGTGAAATGTTCAAGACAGATGAGCTTTTTGTGGATTCGGtcgattttatttttagtgcgTGATACGTAATAACTTGTCACGACACCAAGGACAATGCGGGACTTATAGAGTTTATACCCGTTtctaaaacaatcacaaaaaaaacgtatcttttcttttttatacatcgtgttttactggaaaaacaaTCTTAAGTTATGTTTTTGCCTCGCAGACACGGCAGTAAAAAGccggctaaaatattaaattagcatAGAAGAGCGACTCCCGTGTTTATTCAGCGATTTATTAATCGCcgaccgtactttacgcctatcagagcagaagtaacaacttcttttgaaaattttaatgctatTGGAAAAGccgttaaaatcgaaaactgtgcagctaGTCAAGTTCAAAGTCAAGGATTATGCTACATGTGAATTCACGTGGAACGACCTTTGAACATCAACGCGCGCCCGatggaacaacattttcttttaaaagaacgacTCCCGTGTTCATTTAGCGATTTATTAATCGTcgaccgtactttacgcctGTCAGAGTAGAAGTaacaattgcttttcaaaaaactaactaacgagccatcctaatttaaaggaaaaattataatactatttGGAAAAGcggttaaaatcgaaaactgtgcagcttgtCACGATCAAAGTCGATGATTATGTTACACGTAAATTCACGTGGAACGACCTTTGAATATCAACGCGCGCCCgattgaacaacattttcttttttttttttttgactgtaaatcaagaaaccaacaccagccagtcgcccggccgggcgaccaagaaaatattttcagtcgcCCGAGGCCAAATGTTTGTCGCCTCAGGCGACCGGGCGCCGTTAGAGCACAGCCTTAAAGGTATTACAGAGTTTTCACAATTGAGGTTATTTGTTAGGGTTTTCTGATCTCTGCTCTTTTATGAAAACGATTGGGATTgccaataaaaaattttcataccCCGGCCAGGATTTCTCATAAAGCAATTCCAACTAACCCTGGGGCAAGAAACATGTTTGTTCGTTTTCCATTAGAAGAAATCACTTTGAAAACCAGtttgacaaaatatttccaGCAATTATTTCTGTTTGCTTCAAAGCTTATAATGTGGACTAATCGTGATGTCCTTATAagtaaccaaaacaaaaattttatccaCGTGTGGGGTTCACGTGGAGGATAAAGGCTATATTTCCTTACCATGCTTGGCACCCTCCAAAGCCGCCACGCAAGCCTCAAAGCAGTTCCTGGTAGGGTTCCCCGATCGCGAGTATTCGAATCCCTAGAAGAAGCAGAAAGATCAGAGGTACAGCAGCGTTGATCGTTGCAGATTTTTCACGTAAGATGACGAGAAACTCACACGATGAACTCCTGGGTCATCCTGTTTAAATGTTGTAGCCATAGAAATCGGCGGCACAACTGCCCTAGAATTCCACTGTTCGGGTTCTTGGCCAGCATGGATCGCCAAAGTTCCGAAATGCGGAAAAGGTTTGAGATTCTTTTGTTCGGCTTCGTTCGCCATCTTGGAAGAAGAGGAGAGGGTAGACCGGGGCACAAAGTGACGTAATACtctaaacaacaacaacctgcTTCGTTGCACAATCATCATGGCATTTGCGGCACAAGATATGCATTGATCTCCCCAAAATTACTCAAATGGACAGACATACTGGCTCTCTAAAAGAAAACCAACGGGCTCCATGCTAAAACAAGTAGATTATTCTCAAAAAGAAAGGTTCAAAGCTCGATGTAACCGTCCCCTCCCCCTAACACACCCCAACAGTTTTTAGCCACGCACGCCGCCGGCTCCAGAGCCCCCTCGGATTTAAATATGGCGGCCTCTTAATAGCACACTAGCGGCCAGGCCGGAGAGTGATGTGAACACATTACTATACTAAAATGGTTTggtaaaattgccaaaattgGTATTTATTGCCATACGTGGTAGGTAATTTTACAGCGTGTTTTAACCAAAAGTTTCATTCAACTACATATATCTAACCCAAGGTATCTTTCTGGACTGGAATGTCAGAAATGGTATGGTACTgtgtgttaactaactttgttggtataattttcaatagtttgcCTGAGTATGTCAGGGTAGCTGAGTGAGGCTGATAAGTCATAAtgttctgctttttttttttattttaaacaaggTCATAACATGaagcaattttgtcttcattctttaactcccaagatctgtttgctaattctcctctctagacgtttccttgtacatttgttataggaatttgttgttagatcaagataacgacCTACTCTTTTGTTGGATATTGTATAAATagtttagggagaagttacatgtaaatcacatCACacaggagtttaagggttaaacagcgTAATGTGATACACTGCTACCTAAATTTCACTGAAGTTCGAAATATCCAGGACTTGAGCATTCCCcacaaatttgttcaaactgcaGCTTACTAATTCTGCAGAGAAGTTGCAATATGCAACTCTAATGCTtatttcacaaattattttgacaagaattagttaatctttcatttactcagactgaagggaaaatgaaattgttcaTCAACTTGAAAGgtgattgataaagaaacctTGAGACTTCACCTTACCCAGactattttttccacaaaatatctatcgctctgacaaagggctaacgctcgaaccgtcagcttttttaccctttacagtggctaatttacgttttcaacccagttgttaacactaaattacctgctattttTTCCACAAGCCTGGTGTAACCAACATGCCAGTAATAAATTTTAGATGAGTTTAATTTCCTGATAACTGGACTGAACTCTTCTTTCTACATGCCATTGCCAGTGGTTTC
This is a stretch of genomic DNA from Pocillopora verrucosa isolate sample1 chromosome 12, ASM3666991v2, whole genome shotgun sequence. It encodes these proteins:
- the LOC136277223 gene encoding cystathionine gamma-lyase-like gives rise to the protein MMIVQRSRLLLFRVLRHFVPRSTLSSSSKMANEAEQKNLKPFPHFGTLAIHAGQEPEQWNSRAVVPPISMATTFKQDDPGVHRGFEYSRSGNPTRNCFEACVAALEGAKHGLATSSGLSATMLLTHLLKNGEHIVCVDDVYGGTNRYFSKVAAANMGIEISMVDASDLSKLKAAIKPKTKMVWIETPTNPLLKLVDIQGAAEVVHQHEGVILVVDNTFMSSYFQRPLSLGADVVMHSVTKYMNGHSDTVMGVMCTNDDEICNRLRFLQNAIGPVPSPFDCYLANRGLKTLHLRMRQHEINATAVAKFLEGNPMVEKVMYPGLESYPQHELAKKQMTGFGGMVTFFIKGNLENSKKFFKSSKLFTLAESLGGFESLTELPAIMTHASVPADQREVLGISDTLIRLSVGLEDTQDLIDDLDQALKQAVPDSLL